A genomic window from Periophthalmus magnuspinnatus isolate fPerMag1 chromosome 16, fPerMag1.2.pri, whole genome shotgun sequence includes:
- the LOC117383878 gene encoding galanin receptor type 1-like isoform X2, which yields MNFSDAVWLYEEPWNISRGEEEDHKLLFGIGADNFITLLVFGLIFTLGVLGNSMVITVLAKSKPGKPRSTTNIFILNLSIADLSYLLFCIPFQSTIYMMPTWVLGAFICKFIHYFFTVSMLVSIFTLSAMSVDRYIAIVHSRKSSSIRVAKHALIGVVVIWILSLAMAAPIMYYQNIFLRGENHTYCWEVWPDQNQKKIYVVCTFVFGYVLPLLLISFCYAKVLNHLHKKLRNMSKKSEASKKKTAQTVLVVVVVFCISWLPHHVVHLWVEFGKFPLNQASFVLRVAAHCLAYSNSSVNPVIYAFLSENFRKAYKQVFKCQIDCVVLYD from the exons ATGAACTTCTCGGATGCTGTATGGCTCTACGAGGAGCCTTGGAACATTagcagaggggaggaagaagatcataaacttttattTGGCATTGGCGCGGATAATTTCATCACGCTCCTCGTGTTTGGACTTATCTTTACGCTCGGAGTGCTTGGGAACTCTATGGTCATCACAGTATTGGCCAAAAGCAAGCCGGGAAAACCACGAAGCACTACCAATATTTTCATCCTCAATCTAAGTATAGCTGACCTGTCCTACCTGCTCTTCTGCATCCCCTTTCAATCAACTATTTACATGATGCCAACTTGGGTCCTCGGTGCGTTCATATGTAAATTCATTCACTATTTCTTTACTGTTTCCATGCTCGTGAGCATATTTACGCTGTCTGCTATGTCCGTGGACCGCTACATTGCGATCGTTCACTCAAGAAAGTCTTCATCCATCCGCGTGGCCAAACATGCGTTAATCGGAGTAGTGGTCATTTGGATACTGTCGCTGGCCATGGCTGCGCCCATCATGTATTACCAGAACATATTCCTCAGAGGTGAGAACCACACGTACTGCTGGGAAGTGTGGCCGGATCAAAACCAGAAGAAGATTTATGTCgtgtgtacatttgtgtttgGTTATGTGttgcctctgctcctcatctCCTTCTGTTATGCGAAG GTTTTAAATCATTTACACAAAAAGCTAAGAAACATGTCCAAAAAGTCAGAGGCATCAAAGAAAAAG ACTGCCCAGAcagtgctggtggtggtggtagtctTCTGCATCTCCTGGCTGCCTCATCATGTGGTGCACTTGTGGGTGGAATTTGGAAAGTTCCCTCTGAACCAGGCCTCCTTTGTGCTGCGTGTTGCCGCTCACTGTCTGGCCTACAGCAACTCGTCGGTCAACCCGGTCATCTACGCCTTCCTGTCCGAGAACTTCAGGAAAGCTTACAAGCAAGTGTTCAAATGCCAGATCG ATTGTGTCGTGCTGTATGACTGA
- the LOC117383878 gene encoding galanin receptor type 1-like isoform X1: protein MNFSDAVWLYEEPWNISRGEEEDHKLLFGIGADNFITLLVFGLIFTLGVLGNSMVITVLAKSKPGKPRSTTNIFILNLSIADLSYLLFCIPFQSTIYMMPTWVLGAFICKFIHYFFTVSMLVSIFTLSAMSVDRYIAIVHSRKSSSIRVAKHALIGVVVIWILSLAMAAPIMYYQNIFLRGENHTYCWEVWPDQNQKKIYVVCTFVFGYVLPLLLISFCYAKVLNHLHKKLRNMSKKSEASKKKTAQTVLVVVVVFCISWLPHHVVHLWVEFGKFPLNQASFVLRVAAHCLAYSNSSVNPVIYAFLSENFRKAYKQVFKCQIGTSDSPLNDIKEIRSKPETPPSTNCTNV, encoded by the exons ATGAACTTCTCGGATGCTGTATGGCTCTACGAGGAGCCTTGGAACATTagcagaggggaggaagaagatcataaacttttattTGGCATTGGCGCGGATAATTTCATCACGCTCCTCGTGTTTGGACTTATCTTTACGCTCGGAGTGCTTGGGAACTCTATGGTCATCACAGTATTGGCCAAAAGCAAGCCGGGAAAACCACGAAGCACTACCAATATTTTCATCCTCAATCTAAGTATAGCTGACCTGTCCTACCTGCTCTTCTGCATCCCCTTTCAATCAACTATTTACATGATGCCAACTTGGGTCCTCGGTGCGTTCATATGTAAATTCATTCACTATTTCTTTACTGTTTCCATGCTCGTGAGCATATTTACGCTGTCTGCTATGTCCGTGGACCGCTACATTGCGATCGTTCACTCAAGAAAGTCTTCATCCATCCGCGTGGCCAAACATGCGTTAATCGGAGTAGTGGTCATTTGGATACTGTCGCTGGCCATGGCTGCGCCCATCATGTATTACCAGAACATATTCCTCAGAGGTGAGAACCACACGTACTGCTGGGAAGTGTGGCCGGATCAAAACCAGAAGAAGATTTATGTCgtgtgtacatttgtgtttgGTTATGTGttgcctctgctcctcatctCCTTCTGTTATGCGAAG GTTTTAAATCATTTACACAAAAAGCTAAGAAACATGTCCAAAAAGTCAGAGGCATCAAAGAAAAAG ACTGCCCAGAcagtgctggtggtggtggtagtctTCTGCATCTCCTGGCTGCCTCATCATGTGGTGCACTTGTGGGTGGAATTTGGAAAGTTCCCTCTGAACCAGGCCTCCTTTGTGCTGCGTGTTGCCGCTCACTGTCTGGCCTACAGCAACTCGTCGGTCAACCCGGTCATCTACGCCTTCCTGTCCGAGAACTTCAGGAAAGCTTACAAGCAAGTGTTCAAATGCCAGATCGGTACGAGCGACTCCCCACTTAACGATATCAAGGAGATACGTAGCAAGCCGGAAACGCCGCCGTCTACTAACTGCACCAATGTCTGA
- the LOC117383695 gene encoding DEP domain-containing protein 1B-like, protein MEGKVIGPGPYRATKLWNETIKLFRSGMPLRRHWAHFRCYDCSFTGSEAVDYLHDLLRRNYNFGPEVTRYQTLQLLKKFLKAHVIEDIKGHYGTEDFEDSGHLFRFPTMSPLKSIPTRSLLQHSNDLPRLIRWDDYEELPQQENTALSKPAVLTSDLWNKRHSVAIGDVHECKLIRRKEITPKQVDHIWKTMTIAHLQRVLGLKTLEGVLSPVQVNGKHIEHNVTKVNKTGIVVLDNKAEDMPYWVVSAMKCLANWPNGNDSKQPVYPGFERDVLKTVAEYFQRLKQPLLTFHLYEVFVNILSLLSDQEVATEALQISCLLLPPPNRRRLQLLLRLMARVSQNQQLPPLNDSIPTRTLMVQMFSHCVLGSVDEMDLDELLSTKLVTFMMERYNTIFQVPPKLRSQVEEHLSHLRRVQIKYAGTDTDFSASPAFCKQIRRVEAEEPRVIGTQTPLQELLEGLIADKELPMRDKRKRLKQFQKSYPEVYQTRFPTQESKAAVIPEKAPRLKPHHMLFNLKKSFQPFQRSWSFRA, encoded by the exons ATGGAGGGTAAAGTGATCGGTCCGGGTCCGTACAGAGCGACGAAGCTG TGGAATGAGACCATTAAGCTCTTCCGTAGTGGCATGCCACTGAGAAGGCACTGGGCACACTTCCGCTGCTATGATTGCAGTTTCACAGGATCTGAGGCTGTCGATTACTTGCATGACCTTCTGCGCCGCAATTACAATTTTGGACCAGAGGTGACGCGCTACCAGACGCTGCAGTTACTAAAGAAGTTCTTAAAGGCTCATGTTATTGAAGATATTAAAGGGCATTATGGCACAGAAGACTTTGAGGACAGTGGTCATTTATTCAG GTTCCCCACCATGTCTCCACTGAAATCTATTCCTACAAGATCCCTGTTGCAACATAGTAATGACCTGCCCAGACTCATTCGCTGGGATGATTATGAAGAATTGCCTCAACAGGAAAACACTGCCCTGTCAAAGCCTGCTGTCTTG ACCTCTGATTTATGGAATAAGAGACACAGTGTAGCAATAGGAGATGTACATGAGTGCAAGCTTATAAGGAGAAAAGAGATAACTCCTAAGCAAGTGGACCACATCTGGAAAACCATGACAATTGCACA TTTGCAGAGGGTTCTGGGACTCAAGACACTTGAAGGTGTTCTAAGCCCAGTGCAAGTGAATGGGAAACATATAGAGCACAATGTTACCAAAGTCAATAAGACGGGTATAGTGGTGTTGGATAACAAAGCAG AGGATATGCCTTATTGGGTTGTGTCAGCGATGAAATGTCTTGCCAATT GGCCCAACGGCAATGATTCCAAACAGCCTGTGTACCCAGGTTTTGAGAGGGATGTTCTCAAAACGGTAGCAGAGTATTTTCAAAGGCTTAAACAACCCTTACTGACGTTTCATCTGTATGAAGTCTTTGTCAACATTCTCA GTCTGTTGTCTGATCAGGAGGTTGCGACTGAGGCTCTTCAGATCAGCTGTTTGTTATTGCCTCCTCCAAACCGCAGACGGCTGCAGCTCTTACTGCGGCTCATGGCGCGTGTTTCCCAGAATCAACAACTGCCACCACTAAATGACTCTATTCCCACTCGCACTCTG ATGGTGCAGATGTTCTCACACTGTGTTCTGGGATCTGTTGACGAAATGGACTTGGATGAACTGCTGTCCACTAAACTGGTGACCTTCATGATGGAGCGCTACAACACCATTTTTCAAGTGCCACCAAAATTGCGCTCCCAGGTTGAGGAGCACCTGTCCCACCTACGCAGAGTGCAG ATCAAGTATGCCGGCACCGACACAGACTTCAGTGCCTCTCCAGCATTTTGTAAACAGATCAGAAGAGTGGAGGCCGAGGAGCCCAGGGTGATTGGCACACAGACCCCCCTACAGGAGCTGCTGGAGGGGCTCATCGCAGACAAGGAGCTGCCAAtgagagacaagaggaagaggctCAAACAG TTCCAGAAGTCTTATCCGGAGGTCTACCAAACTCGATTCCCCACCCAGGAGAGCAAAGCTGCTGTTATACCTGAGAAAGCCCCTCGGCTTAAACCACATCATATGCTTTTCAACCTCAAAAAATCCTTCCAACCATTTCAGAGGAGCTGGAGTTTCAGAGCATAG